Proteins co-encoded in one Deltaproteobacteria bacterium genomic window:
- the trmFO gene encoding methylenetetrahydrofolate--tRNA-(uracil(54)-C(5))-methyltransferase (FADH(2)-oxidizing) TrmFO, giving the protein MPDAAVTVVGAGLAGSEAALLLADAGIPVTLIEMRPSRGTEAHRTGWFGELVCSNSLGSEERSSGKGLLKEELRILGSRLMTLADPARVPAGKALAVDRELFARNVTAAVRSRRAIVVREREATEIPGDPLVVLACGPLASGSIAEAIRAHLGDGGFHFYDAISPIVDAESIDRSASYVADRYGAGTGDYLNLPMDRGQYDAFLRALLSARTVPLREFEDPKFFEGCMPVEEMARRGPETLLYGPLRPVGLPDPRTGRIPHAVVQLRKENAAGTMYNLVGFQTRLAYPEQERVFSMIPGLSGATFLRHGSVHRNGFLDARRHLHPWMESRHRRGLFFAGQITGVEGYVESIASGLVAAISAGRRARGEEPVPFPPETMIGALMAHITTPGSGEPQPMNANFGLLPEVPARRKRDRKERKAEIALEAARRFAGSCPAFRAEGG; this is encoded by the coding sequence GTGCCTGACGCCGCCGTGACGGTCGTGGGGGCCGGCCTCGCCGGATCGGAGGCGGCGCTTCTCCTCGCGGACGCCGGGATCCCGGTCACGCTCATCGAGATGCGCCCGTCGCGCGGCACGGAAGCGCACCGGACCGGGTGGTTCGGGGAGCTGGTCTGCAGCAACTCCCTGGGGTCCGAGGAGCGGTCGTCGGGCAAGGGGCTCCTCAAGGAGGAGCTCCGCATCCTCGGCTCGCGCCTGATGACGCTGGCGGATCCGGCGAGGGTCCCCGCCGGCAAGGCGCTCGCGGTGGACCGCGAGCTGTTCGCGCGGAACGTCACCGCCGCGGTCCGCTCGCGGCGCGCGATCGTCGTCCGGGAGCGGGAGGCGACGGAGATCCCGGGGGACCCCCTGGTCGTCCTGGCGTGCGGCCCCCTCGCGTCCGGATCCATCGCGGAGGCGATCCGCGCCCACCTGGGAGACGGGGGATTCCATTTTTACGACGCGATCTCGCCGATCGTGGACGCGGAGTCGATCGATCGAAGCGCGTCCTACGTGGCGGACCGATACGGCGCGGGGACGGGCGATTATCTGAATCTCCCGATGGACCGCGGACAGTACGACGCGTTCCTCCGGGCCCTCCTCTCGGCGCGGACGGTCCCCCTGCGGGAGTTCGAGGACCCGAAATTCTTCGAAGGGTGCATGCCGGTGGAGGAGATGGCGCGTCGCGGACCGGAAACCCTCCTCTACGGTCCGTTGCGGCCGGTCGGCCTCCCCGACCCCCGGACGGGGAGGATCCCGCACGCGGTCGTCCAGCTTCGCAAGGAGAACGCGGCGGGCACGATGTATAATCTCGTCGGGTTCCAGACGCGGCTCGCGTACCCCGAGCAGGAGCGGGTCTTCTCGATGATCCCGGGGTTGTCCGGCGCGACCTTCCTGCGGCACGGTTCGGTCCACCGCAACGGTTTTCTCGACGCCCGTCGCCACCTCCATCCCTGGATGGAATCGCGGCATCGTCGCGGGCTGTTCTTCGCGGGACAGATCACGGGCGTCGAGGGGTACGTGGAGTCGATCGCCTCCGGCCTGGTCGCGGCGATTTCCGCCGGGCGGCGCGCGCGCGGAGAGGAACCGGTCCCCTTTCCGCCGGAGACGATGATCGGCGCCCTGATGGCGCACATCACGACGCCGGGGAGCGGGGAGCCCCAGCCGATGAACGCGAATTTCGGTCTCCTCCCGGAGGTGCCGGCGCGGAGGAAGAGGGACCGGAAGGAGCGCAAGGCGGAAATCGCGCTGGAGGCGGCCCGGAGGTTCGCGGGGTCCTGCCCGGCGTTTCGCGCGGAAGGAGGATAA
- a CDS encoding PAS domain S-box protein produces the protein MGRGPGGRNFLLVRSGISFALLSSVVSVQFRSPDLLFTGGFQFLYLAVLLSYGWLLIRYAVWGGTDLPEPFIYAQALADVAFISILVFATGGYDSIFSFMYVVVILLGSLERYMRGAVAWAVLSSSAFSLLVYLQFRGIVVPPGTEEASIVLSQVVRSGVTHSTGFLLTGVLSGLLGEDIRRGKQRVQDRDEVILKLETFHKNVIDNIPSGILTTDTGGMVSLLNDAACSILGVTREEATGTPLNRIFSGIDGGEGKEDSPAPRPETRFRRSDGSEIYLGFSSSPMKDAEGRTIGRVVIFQDLTPIKQMEERVRIADRLAGVGELAAGLAHEIRNPLASIAGSSQLLRDSPEVPGEAATLLEIIERETKRLNGLISDFLAYTGHSLRNTGPVDLGTLMKDVVEAVRAGEGRGKGVTVEFLGAGELPVEGDAEQLTQVAWNLVRNAVQATPAGGRIRVDVFEQIRHGVRYVAATVSDSGEGIEPRNLDRIFNPFFTTKEGGTGLGLSISQRIVHFHKGFIEVRSTPGGGSTFSVFLPSLREGGRGA, from the coding sequence GTGGGTCGGGGGCCGGGAGGGCGGAATTTCCTCCTGGTCCGATCCGGGATCAGCTTCGCGCTCCTTTCGTCCGTGGTGTCGGTGCAGTTCCGCTCCCCGGACCTCCTCTTCACGGGGGGGTTCCAGTTCCTGTATCTCGCCGTGCTGCTGTCCTACGGCTGGCTCCTCATCCGATACGCCGTCTGGGGAGGCACCGATCTCCCCGAACCGTTCATCTACGCCCAGGCGCTGGCGGACGTCGCGTTCATCTCGATTCTCGTCTTCGCGACCGGCGGGTACGACAGCATCTTCTCCTTCATGTACGTGGTGGTCATCCTCCTCGGCAGCCTCGAACGGTACATGCGGGGGGCCGTGGCGTGGGCGGTCCTCTCGTCGTCCGCGTTCTCCCTCCTCGTGTACCTCCAGTTCCGCGGGATCGTCGTTCCCCCGGGGACGGAGGAAGCGTCGATCGTCCTGTCGCAGGTCGTCCGTTCCGGGGTGACCCACTCGACCGGGTTCCTCCTCACCGGCGTTCTCTCCGGACTTCTCGGCGAGGACATCCGGAGGGGAAAGCAGCGCGTCCAGGACCGGGACGAGGTCATCCTGAAGCTCGAGACGTTCCACAAGAACGTGATCGACAACATCCCCTCCGGGATCCTGACGACCGATACCGGGGGGATGGTGAGCCTGCTGAACGACGCGGCCTGTTCGATCCTGGGCGTGACCCGGGAGGAGGCCACCGGAACCCCGTTGAACCGGATCTTCTCCGGGATCGACGGGGGCGAGGGGAAGGAGGATTCCCCGGCGCCCCGTCCCGAGACGCGGTTCCGGCGATCCGACGGCTCGGAGATCTACCTAGGTTTCTCCTCCTCCCCGATGAAGGACGCCGAAGGCCGCACGATCGGCCGCGTGGTCATCTTCCAGGACCTGACCCCCATCAAGCAGATGGAGGAGCGCGTGCGGATCGCGGACCGGCTGGCGGGCGTCGGGGAGCTCGCCGCGGGGCTCGCCCACGAGATCCGCAACCCGCTCGCCTCCATCGCGGGCTCTTCCCAGCTCCTCCGGGATTCTCCCGAGGTGCCCGGGGAAGCGGCCACGCTCCTGGAGATCATCGAGCGGGAGACGAAGCGGCTGAACGGGCTGATCTCCGATTTCCTCGCCTACACGGGTCACTCGCTCCGAAACACCGGCCCGGTCGACCTGGGGACGCTGATGAAGGACGTGGTGGAGGCGGTCCGCGCGGGGGAGGGGCGCGGGAAGGGCGTGACGGTCGAATTCCTGGGCGCGGGCGAGCTCCCGGTGGAAGGGGACGCGGAGCAGCTCACGCAGGTGGCGTGGAACCTGGTGCGGAACGCCGTCCAGGCGACGCCGGCGGGGGGCCGCATCCGGGTGGACGTGTTCGAGCAGATCCGCCACGGAGTCCGGTACGTCGCCGCGACGGTCTCCGATTCCGGCGAGGGGATCGAACCGAGGAACCTGGACAGGATCTTCAACCCCTTCTTCACGACCAAGGAGGGCGGCACGGGGCTCGGACTTTCCATCTCGCAGCGGATCGTGCACTTCCACAAGGGGTTCATCGAGGTGCGATCCACGCCGGGCGGCGGAAGCACCTTTTCCGTCTTCCTCCCCTCGCTGCGGGAGGGGGGCCGCGGTGCCTGA
- a CDS encoding GGDEF domain-containing protein gives MLVAMAAVIACAVFFAAGAVVGWAIQAVELRKKEAELRARRAENREVQRGLQHHQEGKARETEIAVLIPSIVRRLGERQPHTALPRLAVRLVKEFFKPAQIAFLRVAKDGNLVLTEGVGVPPAWKQSLRVSPGEGILALAMANKVLVLRQEHAALRGLSDLSGLERAGMVPDAVLPVVVEDTVVAVMVVAGVTVDLEQERRYASMLADLIANAFQSALAIETLEQRAMTDPLTGLHNRAYLAERCVVEMRRARSYALPLSFILFDIDHFKSINDRYGHPAGDAVLRQLASFLRDATRSSDAVVRYGGEEFALMVSSLDAEQVFLHADRLRAALESTPFALPGVPEPVRITVSGGVATYPQDGESFSELVRIADAALYHAKETGRNRVSRPRPPEIRAE, from the coding sequence TTGCTGGTCGCGATGGCGGCGGTGATCGCCTGCGCCGTGTTCTTCGCGGCGGGGGCCGTGGTCGGCTGGGCGATCCAGGCCGTCGAGCTCCGGAAGAAGGAAGCGGAGCTGCGGGCGCGGCGGGCGGAGAATCGCGAGGTCCAACGCGGGCTCCAGCACCACCAGGAGGGAAAGGCGCGCGAAACGGAGATCGCGGTGCTGATCCCTTCGATCGTGCGCCGCCTCGGGGAACGGCAGCCCCACACGGCCCTCCCGCGGCTCGCGGTCCGCCTGGTGAAGGAGTTCTTCAAGCCCGCGCAGATCGCCTTCCTCCGGGTCGCGAAGGACGGCAACCTCGTCCTCACGGAAGGCGTCGGGGTTCCCCCCGCGTGGAAGCAGTCGCTTCGCGTCTCCCCCGGGGAGGGGATCCTCGCCCTGGCGATGGCGAACAAGGTGCTCGTCCTTCGGCAGGAGCACGCCGCCCTGCGAGGCCTTTCGGACCTGTCGGGGCTGGAGCGCGCCGGAATGGTCCCGGACGCGGTCCTCCCCGTCGTCGTCGAGGACACCGTGGTGGCCGTCATGGTCGTGGCGGGCGTGACGGTCGACCTGGAGCAGGAACGGCGGTACGCGTCCATGCTCGCCGACCTGATCGCGAACGCGTTCCAGAGCGCGCTGGCGATCGAGACGCTCGAGCAGCGGGCGATGACCGACCCGCTGACCGGCCTCCACAACCGCGCCTACCTCGCCGAGCGGTGCGTGGTCGAGATGCGGCGGGCGCGCAGCTACGCCCTTCCGCTGTCGTTCATCCTGTTCGACATCGACCACTTCAAGTCGATCAACGACCGGTACGGCCACCCCGCGGGGGACGCGGTCCTCCGGCAGCTCGCCTCGTTCCTCCGGGACGCCACGCGAAGCTCCGACGCGGTGGTCCGGTACGGCGGCGAGGAGTTCGCGCTGATGGTCTCGTCCCTCGACGCCGAGCAGGTGTTCCTCCACGCCGACCGGCTTCGCGCCGCGCTCGAGTCGACTCCGTTCGCCCTTCCGGGAGTGCCCGAGCCCGTCCGGATCACGGTCAGCGGGGGCGTCGCCACCTACCCGCAGGACGGTGAGAGCTTCTCGGAGCTGGTGCGCATCGCGGACGCGGCCCTGTACCACGCGAAGGAGACCGGCAGGAACCGGGTATCCCGGCCGCGACCCCCGGAAATCCGGGCGGAGTGA